The following proteins come from a genomic window of Rutidosis leptorrhynchoides isolate AG116_Rl617_1_P2 chromosome 10, CSIRO_AGI_Rlap_v1, whole genome shotgun sequence:
- the LOC139870864 gene encoding uncharacterized protein: protein MSDIPPVISLDSDSDSSATSLTVVADSQMPSSTPSSDPGASYSGASNHAPAPVANGQCEVTNRDIVKGIKALLGSYGNEWVVELPSVLWVHRTTHKNSAGETPFSLVYGTEAIIPAEILVPTKRVQSFDESSNGKGLHTNLDMLKEHREIAAIREVMNKKKISKYYDKHVKPLSFKVGEYVWCNNEASRAENTGKLGPNWEGPYEIIGTSATGSYILAEITGERVPRIRHATNLKRYYI, encoded by the exons atgtcggatattccacctgtcatcagtTTGGACAGTGACTCAGACTCGTCCGCCACCTCACTGACCGTTGTTGCCGATTCCCAGATGCCGTCGTCGACACCTTCTAGTGACCCTGGTGCTTCATACTCTGGAGCCAGCAatcatgcacctgccccagtg GCGAATGGGCAATGTGAAGTAACCAACCGGGATATTGTAAAGGGGATAAAGGCACTCTTGGGTTCATATGGAAATGAATGGGTCGTTGAGCTCCCAAGTGTATTGTGGGTGCATCGAACTACTCATAAGAATAGCGCAGGTGAAACTCCTTTCAGCTTGGTTTATGGGACTGAAGCTATTATCCCTGCAGAAATATTGGTGCCCACAAAGAGAGTTCAAAGCTTTGATGAGTCAAGCAATGGTAAAGGCTTGCACACTAACCTAGATATGCTAAAGGAGCACAGAGAAATTGCAGCTATACGAGAAGTCATGAACAAGAAGAAAATCTCTAAGTATTATGATAAGCACGTCAAGCCATTGTCATTCAAAGTAGGAGAGTATGTATGGTGCAATAATGAGGCAAGCCGAGCAGAGAATACTGGAAAGCTCGGGCCCAATTGGGAGGGTCCCTATGAAATAATTGGCACTAGTGCTACAGGATCTTATATCCTAGCTGAAATAACTGGAGAACGAGTACCTCGTATTAGGCATGCTACCAATTTGAAAAGATACTATATATAA